A window of Streptomyces sp. SAI-127 contains these coding sequences:
- a CDS encoding electron transfer flavoprotein subunit alpha/FixB family protein, whose product MAEILVLVDHVDGAVRKPTLELLTLARRLGEPSAVFLGPGADAATEVLGRYGAQKIYVVDAPEVDEYLVTPAVDALTQIAERTGPAVILVPSGPDGKEIAARVALRLGSGLITDAVDVTAGPDGPVTEQSAFAATYQVTAHVTQGVPVITVKPNAAAPEATPAEPVIEKQDVTFGPASAAVRILSRTPRERGDRPELTEADIVVSGGRGVNGAENFALIERVADALGAAVGASRAAVDAGWYPHSHQVGQTGTQVSPQLYLAAGISGAIQHRAGMQTSKTIVAVNKDADAPIFELADHGVVGDLFTVLPQLVDEIERRRS is encoded by the coding sequence GTGGCCGAGATCCTCGTCCTCGTCGACCACGTCGACGGTGCCGTACGCAAGCCGACCCTCGAACTGCTCACCCTGGCCCGCCGCTTGGGCGAGCCCTCGGCCGTCTTCCTGGGGCCGGGCGCGGACGCCGCGACCGAGGTGCTCGGCCGGTACGGCGCCCAGAAGATCTACGTCGTCGACGCCCCCGAGGTCGACGAGTACCTCGTCACCCCGGCAGTGGACGCCCTCACACAGATCGCCGAGCGCACCGGCCCGGCGGTGATCCTGGTGCCGTCCGGTCCGGACGGCAAGGAGATCGCCGCACGGGTCGCGCTGCGGCTCGGCTCCGGACTCATCACCGACGCCGTCGATGTCACCGCAGGACCCGACGGGCCGGTCACCGAGCAGTCGGCGTTCGCCGCGACGTACCAGGTCACCGCACACGTCACCCAGGGCGTGCCGGTGATCACGGTCAAGCCGAACGCCGCCGCCCCCGAGGCCACCCCCGCCGAACCTGTCATCGAGAAGCAGGACGTCACCTTCGGCCCCGCCTCCGCCGCCGTCCGGATCCTGTCCCGCACACCGCGGGAGCGCGGCGACCGGCCCGAGCTGACCGAGGCCGACATCGTGGTCTCCGGCGGTCGCGGGGTGAACGGCGCCGAGAACTTCGCCCTCATCGAACGGGTCGCCGACGCGCTCGGTGCGGCCGTCGGGGCGTCCCGCGCGGCCGTGGACGCGGGCTGGTATCCGCACAGCCACCAGGTCGGCCAGACAGGCACCCAGGTCTCCCCCCAGCTCTATCTCGCCGCCGGTATCTCCGGCGCGATCCAGCACCGGGCGGGCATGCAGACGTCCAAGACCATCGTCGCCGTCAACAAGGACGCCGACGCCCCGATCTTCGAGCTCGCCGACCACGGCGTGGTCGGGGACCTCTTCACGGTGCTGCCGCAGCTGGTGGACGAGATCGAGCGGCGCCGGAGCTGA
- a CDS encoding acyl-CoA dehydrogenase family protein, with protein MDFGLTDEQDLLRATARKFVADVCPAEKAKQWDEESVVPPELFRGMADLGWFSLPFAEDEGGDGGGPLELILIAEELGRASFDVAMCYIGVLIPGITVFRWGSEAQRDFIREQVMTGRHRLAVGLSEPDSGSDAAALRTTAEDHGDNFLVRGQKAWCTGGGLPDTTIATYVRTGPREPKHGGISLLLVDPATEGVEVRRTPTLARHILGTNEVFFNDALVPKENLVGPRDEGWKVMLSNIELEKVIISGGYLGAAQATLDEMLEYARNRHAFGRPIGNFQALAHAMADLQTEIDSARLLAYRAAWLLAQGKPCTREGSMAKLKGSETYVAAARLGMQVCAGHGFSTESVMSFRYRESIVATISGGTSQIQRNGIARSMGLRSY; from the coding sequence GTGGACTTCGGACTGACCGACGAGCAGGACCTGTTGCGTGCGACGGCTCGGAAGTTCGTCGCCGACGTGTGCCCGGCCGAGAAGGCCAAGCAGTGGGACGAGGAGAGCGTCGTACCGCCCGAGCTGTTTCGGGGCATGGCCGACCTCGGGTGGTTCTCGCTCCCGTTCGCCGAGGACGAGGGCGGTGACGGCGGCGGACCACTGGAGCTCATCCTGATCGCCGAGGAGCTCGGGCGGGCCAGTTTCGACGTCGCCATGTGCTACATCGGAGTGCTCATCCCCGGCATCACGGTGTTCCGGTGGGGCAGCGAGGCGCAGCGCGACTTCATCCGCGAGCAGGTGATGACGGGCCGCCACCGGCTCGCCGTCGGTCTCAGCGAGCCGGACAGCGGGTCCGACGCCGCGGCGCTGCGCACCACCGCCGAGGACCACGGGGACAACTTCCTCGTCCGTGGCCAGAAGGCCTGGTGCACGGGCGGCGGCCTGCCCGACACCACCATCGCCACTTACGTGCGGACCGGGCCCCGCGAACCCAAGCACGGCGGCATCAGCCTGCTGCTCGTCGATCCCGCGACCGAGGGCGTCGAGGTGCGCCGGACGCCGACACTGGCCCGGCACATCCTGGGCACCAACGAGGTCTTCTTCAACGACGCCCTGGTGCCGAAGGAGAACCTCGTCGGCCCGCGCGACGAGGGCTGGAAGGTGATGCTCTCCAACATCGAGCTGGAGAAGGTGATCATCAGCGGGGGCTATCTGGGCGCCGCGCAGGCCACGCTCGACGAGATGCTCGAATACGCCCGCAACCGGCACGCCTTCGGCCGGCCGATCGGCAACTTCCAGGCCCTCGCGCACGCCATGGCCGACCTGCAGACCGAGATCGACTCCGCCCGGCTGCTCGCCTACCGGGCGGCCTGGCTGCTCGCCCAGGGCAAGCCGTGCACACGGGAAGGGTCGATGGCGAAGCTGAAGGGCTCGGAGACGTACGTGGCGGCCGCCCGGCTCGGGATGCAGGTCTGCGCGGGCCACGGGTTCTCGACGGAGAGCGTGATGAGCTTCCGCTACCGGGAGTCGATCGTGGCCACGATCTCCGGAGGAACGAGCCAGATCCAGCGCAACGGCATAGCCCGCAGCATGGGGCTCAGGTCCTACTGA
- a CDS encoding SDR family oxidoreductase — translation MSEGVVEGRIAVVTGAGNGIGRAHALAFAAHGAKVVVNDLGGGRDGGGASAGPAQSVVDEIVAAGGEAVANTDDISTWEGAGRLVRQAVDTYGGLDVLVNNAGILRDRMIVSMTERDWDSVIAVHLKGSFATLHHAAAYWRERAKAGQSNDARVINTTSPSGIFGNPGQSNYGSAKAGTASLTIIAAAELARYGVTVNAIAPTALTRLTEDIEMMKQAAESQDLTPEAISPLVVWLGSAASREVTGRVFGVVGNRITVLEGWVNGPAASADTRWTPEELSSVVPNLVAKAAPNADALGSRNGA, via the coding sequence ATGTCTGAAGGAGTGGTCGAAGGCCGGATCGCGGTCGTCACCGGCGCCGGCAACGGGATCGGCCGGGCGCACGCCCTGGCGTTCGCCGCACACGGGGCGAAGGTCGTCGTCAACGACCTGGGCGGCGGACGGGACGGCGGGGGCGCCTCCGCCGGGCCCGCGCAGAGCGTGGTCGACGAGATCGTCGCGGCCGGTGGCGAGGCGGTGGCCAACACGGACGACATCTCCACCTGGGAGGGCGCCGGCCGGCTCGTCCGGCAGGCCGTGGACACCTACGGTGGCCTGGACGTGCTGGTCAACAACGCCGGCATCCTGCGCGACCGGATGATCGTGTCGATGACCGAGCGGGACTGGGACAGTGTGATCGCCGTCCACCTCAAGGGCAGCTTCGCCACACTGCACCACGCGGCCGCGTACTGGCGCGAGCGCGCCAAGGCCGGCCAGTCCAACGACGCCCGGGTGATCAACACGACCTCCCCGTCCGGCATCTTCGGCAACCCCGGCCAGTCCAACTACGGCTCCGCGAAGGCCGGCACCGCCAGCCTCACGATCATCGCCGCCGCCGAACTCGCCCGCTACGGCGTGACGGTGAACGCCATCGCGCCCACCGCGCTGACCCGGCTGACCGAGGACATCGAGATGATGAAGCAGGCCGCCGAGAGTCAGGACCTGACCCCCGAGGCCATCTCGCCCCTGGTGGTGTGGCTGGGCTCGGCAGCCTCGCGCGAGGTCACCGGCAGGGTGTTCGGCGTCGTCGGCAACCGCATCACCGTGCTGGAGGGCTGGGTCAACGGCCCCGCCGCGAGCGCCGACACCCGCTGGACCCCGGAGGAGCTGTCCTCCGTCGTCCCGAACCTGGTGGCCAAGGCGGCTCCGAACGCCGACGCCCTCGGCAGCCGGAACGGAGCCTGA
- a CDS encoding amidohydrolase family protein has protein sequence MTKIWVNSGDSHVMEPADVWTERLPARLGARAPRSERGEKYEMLYIDGERIDRQLGDFMDAMRPPGAWDLKVRLKDLDQEGVWSQLAFPSMGFWLVSITDRELARETVRAWNDWAHEEILRKNKRVITTACLSTADIDDAVAEVERVAELGFKAVFLPCSTRDGEEYALDRWEPLWTAVERAGLVLAFHIGTGGQNVVFRGPGGAVVNYMETTYPGMRVVSHMVAGGALDRHPDLRILIAEGGAGWVPAIGDRMDEAYRQHGMFVRPKLSRLPSEIIRQQVYASFQHDKSSVEIVESTGYRNVMWGDDYPHLEGTYGHTQSTLHDLFDGVSDDIRERVTRGTFNELFRLPEQTPQEAAV, from the coding sequence ATGACGAAGATCTGGGTCAACTCCGGGGACTCCCATGTGATGGAACCCGCCGACGTGTGGACCGAGAGGCTGCCCGCTCGGCTCGGCGCCCGCGCCCCGCGCAGCGAGCGCGGCGAGAAGTACGAGATGCTCTACATCGACGGGGAGCGCATCGACCGCCAGCTCGGCGACTTCATGGACGCCATGCGTCCGCCGGGTGCCTGGGACCTGAAGGTCCGCCTCAAGGACCTCGACCAGGAGGGTGTGTGGTCCCAACTGGCCTTCCCCTCCATGGGGTTCTGGCTGGTGTCGATCACCGACCGGGAGCTGGCCCGGGAGACCGTACGGGCGTGGAACGACTGGGCGCACGAGGAGATCCTCCGCAAGAACAAGCGCGTCATCACCACCGCCTGCCTCTCGACCGCCGACATCGACGACGCGGTCGCCGAGGTGGAACGGGTGGCGGAGCTGGGGTTCAAGGCCGTCTTCCTGCCGTGTTCCACGCGGGACGGCGAGGAGTACGCCCTCGACCGCTGGGAGCCGCTGTGGACGGCGGTCGAGCGGGCCGGTCTGGTGCTCGCCTTCCACATCGGCACGGGCGGTCAGAACGTCGTCTTCCGCGGGCCCGGCGGCGCGGTGGTCAACTACATGGAGACGACCTACCCGGGCATGCGGGTGGTCTCCCACATGGTCGCGGGCGGTGCCCTGGACCGTCACCCGGACCTGAGGATCCTCATCGCCGAGGGCGGCGCCGGCTGGGTGCCGGCCATCGGCGACCGCATGGACGAGGCCTACCGCCAGCACGGCATGTTCGTCCGGCCGAAGCTGAGCCGGCTGCCCAGCGAGATCATCAGGCAGCAGGTGTACGCCTCCTTCCAGCACGACAAGAGCTCGGTGGAGATCGTCGAGTCGACGGGCTACCGCAACGTGATGTGGGGCGACGACTACCCCCACCTGGAAGGCACCTACGGCCACACCCAGTCCACGCTCCACGACCTGTTCGACGGCGTGTCGGACGACATCCGCGAGCGCGTCACCCGCGGCACCTTCAACGAGCTCTTCCGCCTGCCGGAGCAGACTCCCCAGGAGGCGGCCGTCTGA
- a CDS encoding electron transfer flavoprotein subunit beta/FixA family protein, translating into MKHVPDATADRTFTEDGTTDRASVDSLLSELDEYAVEQALRLAESDPDAEITYLTVGPEDARDALRKALAMGGDAAIHVSDEDIEGSDAFGTSLVLAKAIERHGFDLVLCGMASTDGTMGVLPALLAERLGVPAVTHLEDLAIEDGTVTGRREGDGATVRIEGTLPAVISVTDRSGDARYPSFKGIMAAKKKPVETLGLVDLGIEAAQVGPAGARSAVDTATRRPPRTKGEIVTDEGTGGVGLAAYLTTKKFI; encoded by the coding sequence GTGAAGCACGTTCCCGACGCCACGGCGGACCGCACCTTCACCGAGGACGGCACCACCGACCGCGCGTCGGTCGACTCGCTGCTGTCCGAACTCGACGAGTACGCCGTCGAGCAGGCGCTGCGCCTGGCCGAATCGGACCCCGACGCCGAGATCACCTATCTCACCGTCGGCCCCGAAGACGCACGCGACGCCCTGCGCAAGGCACTGGCCATGGGCGGTGACGCGGCGATCCATGTCAGCGACGAGGACATCGAGGGCAGCGACGCGTTCGGCACGTCACTGGTGCTGGCCAAGGCGATCGAGCGGCACGGCTTCGATCTCGTGCTGTGCGGGATGGCCTCGACGGACGGCACCATGGGCGTCCTGCCTGCGCTGCTGGCCGAGCGGCTCGGCGTCCCGGCCGTCACCCACCTCGAAGACCTGGCGATCGAGGACGGAACCGTGACCGGCCGCCGCGAGGGCGACGGCGCCACCGTACGGATCGAGGGCACCCTGCCGGCCGTCATCTCCGTGACCGACCGTTCCGGGGACGCCCGCTACCCCTCCTTCAAGGGGATCATGGCCGCGAAGAAGAAGCCGGTGGAGACCCTCGGCCTCGTCGACCTCGGCATCGAGGCCGCACAGGTCGGTCCGGCCGGGGCGCGGTCCGCCGTGGACACCGCGACCAGGCGCCCGCCGCGCACCAAGGGCGAGATCGTCACCGACGAGGGGACGGGCGGCGTCGGACTGGCCGCGTACCTCACCACGAAGAAGTTCATCTGA
- a CDS encoding LLM class flavin-dependent oxidoreductase produces MKVGIYFDLRNPPPWQQSWSRVYGFALEMCEEADRLGLDSVWFSEHHGFEDGYLPQPLTMAAAVAARTRRVRLGTAVIPAPLHAAPEIAEQAALVDIISDGRLDLGLGTGYRVPEYRLYGGDLTKRYSTTDQRVREIRGLWAESLVTPGPVQDPLPIWLGYQGPQGARRAGRLGTGLLSLNPALLTPYREGLAESGYDLSAARMQGSFTTFVTEDPDGDWPVVRKHLAYQWDSYRRYMVEGTDQPLPRPIDPEKWRETGLSATGVGQFLYGTPQDVADAIRAYVAGLPVEGVFLWASLAGMPEEMVARQVQLIAGKLRPLLADV; encoded by the coding sequence ATGAAGGTGGGCATCTACTTCGACCTGCGCAACCCGCCGCCGTGGCAGCAGAGTTGGTCGCGCGTGTACGGGTTCGCCCTGGAGATGTGCGAGGAGGCGGACCGGCTCGGCCTCGACTCGGTCTGGTTCTCGGAACACCACGGTTTCGAGGACGGCTATCTCCCCCAGCCGCTCACCATGGCGGCCGCGGTCGCCGCCCGCACCCGTCGGGTCCGCCTCGGCACCGCGGTCATCCCCGCACCGCTGCACGCGGCCCCCGAGATCGCCGAACAGGCCGCGCTCGTGGACATCATCAGCGACGGCCGCCTGGACCTCGGGCTCGGCACCGGCTACCGGGTGCCCGAGTACCGGCTGTACGGCGGCGACCTCACCAAGCGCTACTCCACGACCGATCAGCGGGTACGGGAGATCCGCGGCCTGTGGGCCGAGTCCCTGGTCACCCCGGGCCCGGTCCAGGATCCGCTGCCGATCTGGCTCGGCTACCAGGGCCCGCAGGGCGCCCGACGGGCCGGCCGGCTCGGCACCGGTCTGCTGTCGCTCAACCCCGCGCTGCTGACGCCGTACCGGGAAGGGCTCGCCGAGAGCGGGTACGACCTGTCGGCGGCCCGTATGCAGGGCTCGTTCACCACCTTCGTCACCGAGGACCCCGACGGCGACTGGCCGGTCGTACGCAAGCACCTGGCGTACCAGTGGGACAGCTACCGCCGGTACATGGTGGAGGGCACCGACCAGCCGCTCCCCCGCCCCATCGACCCCGAGAAGTGGCGGGAGACGGGGCTCAGCGCGACCGGCGTCGGTCAGTTCCTCTACGGCACCCCGCAGGACGTCGCCGATGCCATCAGGGCGTACGTGGCAGGGTTGCCGGTGGAGGGCGTGTTCCTGTGGGCCTCGCTGGCCGGGATGCCCGAGGAGATGGTGGCCCGGCAGGTCCAGCTCATCGCCGGGAAGCTGCGTCCGCTGCTTGCCGATGTCTGA
- a CDS encoding PaaI family thioesterase codes for MSESSPTGPWAGADFQEPPRTPGGVALCGACRAAGSCRLGVEHERLDEDGSARFELSCPRDQEGGPEVAHGGWTAAVLDDCLGHLPLLHRVLSVTAELTVSFVKPVPVERPLEVRAWVEKREGRRWYIAGEMVLLPTRAVLARVSGIWVTRDQGHFARHQEWLAGQDLDGGAQ; via the coding sequence ATGTCGGAGTCGTCACCGACGGGGCCGTGGGCGGGGGCGGACTTCCAGGAGCCGCCCCGGACCCCTGGCGGGGTGGCCCTGTGCGGGGCGTGTCGCGCCGCCGGTTCCTGCCGACTGGGAGTGGAGCACGAGCGGCTCGACGAGGACGGGTCGGCGCGGTTCGAGCTGTCCTGCCCGCGAGACCAGGAGGGCGGGCCCGAGGTCGCGCACGGCGGCTGGACCGCGGCCGTACTGGACGACTGCCTCGGCCATCTGCCACTGCTGCACCGGGTGTTGAGCGTGACGGCGGAACTGACGGTGAGCTTCGTGAAGCCGGTGCCGGTGGAACGGCCGCTGGAGGTCCGGGCCTGGGTGGAGAAGCGGGAGGGCAGGCGCTGGTACATCGCGGGCGAGATGGTGCTGCTGCCGACGCGGGCCGTGTTGGCCCGGGTCTCCGGGATCTGGGTGACCCGGGACCAGGGCCACTTCGCACGGCACCAGGAGTGGCTGGCCGGTCAGGACCTGGACGGCGGGGCTCAGTAG
- a CDS encoding GNAT family N-acetyltransferase, which translates to MTTSPYPSYPEDLERPGLVRTGRSTFVRPIRPEDADRLVAFVGTLSRATLAYRSLGPVVRARDDVIRRGAHVDYLNELALVALAGDEIAGLVRYVRDPEEPEHAEVTFTIRDDHQSEGFGRLLLEHVAAAARARGIRVLEADVLADNARMINVFLGSGYRIEAGPPGQIIHFEIAVDPQAQAVARAERREQTAVRRSLKPLLEPRSVAVIGANRDPLTIGHEIVANLLRGGFAGSVFPVNPRAGQIAGARAYASVRDLPEPPDLALVAVRAEAVPGVVRECAEAGVKAVVVVSTGFGETGADGRAGELELARFARASGMRLVGPNCMGVVNTTPAARLAATFSPALPTPGRVAMSSQSGPLGLAVLDFARRLRLGFSGFVSVGHAVDVSTDELLQWWEEDPGTSVILLHVETFGDPRRFARVARRIAPRKPIVAVHPGHADSAVGSLFAQSGVIRTRSLQELFDVALLLAHQPPPPGNRVAVITNAGGPAALTVGACVASGLCVPALGERIRQTLRPALASHADVSNPIDLTPTATATHYRQALDAALADDGIDAAVVLFMPPLADKPDEVASAILDAAAARPDKPVLASFLGGAGVADLLHRGDLVVPTYTFPEAAATSLGHAAAYQAWRSTPAGVVPDLAGVDVERARSLIASCAPGPVPAAVAAELLASYGIAVRGGEPGPGPDAFLTVRADPVFGPVVAFGLTGDYADLMADVAHRVTPLSDRDAREMVRSLRAAPLLDGRTGGPGVDLAALEETVLRISAMVEDHPEIEALELRPVRLLPPGDGVAVAHATIRLADNTAAGGSS; encoded by the coding sequence GTGACCACTTCCCCGTACCCCTCGTATCCCGAAGACCTGGAACGGCCCGGACTCGTCAGGACCGGGCGGTCGACCTTCGTCCGGCCCATCCGGCCCGAGGACGCCGACCGACTGGTCGCGTTCGTCGGCACCCTGTCCCGGGCCACCCTGGCCTACCGCTCCCTCGGCCCGGTGGTCCGCGCCCGCGACGACGTCATCCGGCGCGGCGCCCACGTGGACTACCTCAACGAGCTGGCGCTCGTCGCCCTGGCCGGTGACGAGATCGCCGGGCTGGTGCGCTACGTCCGCGACCCGGAGGAACCGGAACACGCCGAGGTCACGTTCACGATCCGGGACGACCACCAGAGCGAGGGGTTCGGCAGACTGCTCCTGGAGCACGTCGCCGCCGCCGCGCGCGCACGGGGCATCCGGGTGCTGGAGGCCGACGTCCTCGCCGACAACGCCCGGATGATCAACGTCTTCCTCGGCTCCGGCTACCGGATAGAAGCCGGCCCGCCCGGCCAGATCATCCACTTCGAGATCGCCGTCGATCCGCAGGCCCAGGCCGTGGCGCGGGCCGAGCGCCGCGAACAGACGGCCGTACGGCGCTCGCTCAAGCCCCTGCTCGAACCGCGCTCGGTCGCCGTGATCGGCGCGAACCGGGATCCGCTGACGATCGGCCACGAGATCGTGGCCAACCTGCTGCGGGGCGGCTTCGCCGGCAGTGTGTTCCCCGTCAACCCGCGCGCCGGGCAGATCGCCGGGGCGCGGGCCTACGCAAGCGTCCGGGACCTGCCCGAGCCGCCGGACCTGGCGCTGGTGGCCGTACGCGCCGAGGCCGTACCCGGTGTCGTACGGGAGTGCGCGGAGGCCGGGGTCAAGGCGGTGGTCGTCGTCTCGACGGGCTTCGGAGAGACCGGAGCCGACGGACGAGCCGGCGAGCTGGAGCTGGCGCGTTTCGCCCGCGCCTCCGGAATGCGGCTGGTGGGCCCGAACTGTATGGGCGTGGTCAACACGACCCCCGCGGCGCGACTGGCCGCGACCTTCTCGCCCGCCCTGCCGACGCCCGGCCGGGTGGCGATGTCCAGCCAGTCCGGGCCGCTCGGGCTCGCGGTGCTCGACTTCGCCCGGCGGCTGCGGCTCGGCTTCTCCGGCTTTGTGTCGGTGGGCCACGCCGTCGACGTCTCCACCGACGAACTGCTCCAGTGGTGGGAGGAGGACCCGGGCACCTCGGTGATCCTGCTGCACGTCGAGACCTTCGGCGATCCGCGCCGGTTCGCCCGCGTCGCCCGCCGGATCGCGCCGCGCAAACCGATCGTCGCCGTCCATCCGGGCCACGCGGATTCGGCGGTGGGCTCGCTGTTCGCCCAGTCCGGTGTGATCCGCACCCGCAGCCTCCAGGAGCTGTTCGACGTCGCCCTGCTGCTCGCCCACCAGCCTCCCCCGCCCGGCAACCGGGTCGCCGTGATCACCAACGCGGGCGGCCCGGCCGCGCTGACGGTCGGCGCGTGCGTGGCGAGCGGTCTGTGCGTGCCCGCGCTCGGTGAGCGCATTCGGCAGACGCTCCGTCCGGCCCTCGCGTCCCACGCCGACGTCTCCAACCCGATCGACCTGACGCCCACCGCCACGGCTACCCACTACCGGCAGGCGCTGGACGCCGCCCTGGCGGACGACGGCATCGACGCGGCCGTCGTCCTGTTCATGCCGCCGCTGGCGGACAAGCCCGACGAGGTGGCGTCGGCGATCCTCGACGCGGCCGCGGCCCGGCCCGACAAACCCGTGCTGGCCAGCTTCCTGGGCGGCGCGGGCGTCGCCGACCTTCTGCACCGGGGCGACCTGGTGGTACCGACGTACACGTTCCCCGAGGCGGCTGCCACCTCGCTCGGACACGCGGCGGCCTACCAGGCCTGGCGCAGCACCCCGGCGGGCGTCGTACCCGACCTCGCGGGAGTCGACGTCGAGCGGGCCCGGTCGCTGATCGCCTCCTGTGCCCCCGGCCCGGTCCCCGCAGCGGTCGCCGCAGAACTGCTCGCCTCGTACGGAATCGCCGTACGCGGGGGTGAACCGGGCCCCGGACCCGACGCGTTCCTCACCGTCCGAGCCGACCCGGTCTTCGGCCCGGTGGTCGCCTTCGGCCTCACCGGGGACTACGCCGACCTCATGGCGGACGTCGCCCACCGCGTCACCCCGCTCAGCGACCGCGACGCCCGCGAGATGGTCCGCTCACTGCGGGCCGCCCCGCTGCTGGACGGCCGGACCGGGGGCCCGGGAGTGGACCTCGCGGCCCTTGAGGAGACCGTCCTGCGCATCTCGGCGATGGTCGAGGACCACCCGGAGATCGAGGCGCTGGAACTGCGCCCGGTACGGCTCCTGCCGCCCGGGGACGGAGTGGCCGTCGCGCACGCGACGATCCGACTTGCCGACAACACAGCAGCAGGAGGCTCCTCATGA
- a CDS encoding phenylacetate--CoA ligase family protein — MVGDRDTADRYFEPQVETMPREELRARQEKQLLELVEYAYANSAFYRELWDEHGVHPRDIRSLEDFRARIPFITKDMIRAYRSRTGDAFAGLLCVPVEELTSVSSSSGTTGDPEFFAEIWQDAPPLVTAQVRDLWELGLRPGDRVLSPPGTFRNFMDAGFQALGAVVIEVDTWMGNMPEVVEALRTYRPAYLQMMYPQMVELEHLAEKTDLREAFSSLKGASCAGQPLSRKMRERIRDDWGIDVYEYTSAADTGTAWECREHDGFHIWEDTVFAECVEVDEHGWHDVPESDLGELVATDLDNRAAPLIRYRSEDLVRLSRDTCGCGRTHARMWVAGRRGDETVVQGRSVVLRDVWQAVEDQPETVAGVFQIVRDRREVDELRLRVGYDPHLTGDVDALAGRLSEAVRERTGVKPVLDMRTEEDLLKTMTSVAKFPRVVKT, encoded by the coding sequence ATGGTCGGTGACAGGGACACCGCTGACAGGTACTTCGAGCCCCAGGTGGAGACCATGCCGCGCGAGGAACTGCGCGCGCGACAGGAGAAACAGCTCCTGGAGCTCGTCGAGTACGCCTACGCCAACTCGGCCTTCTACCGCGAGCTGTGGGACGAGCATGGGGTCCACCCGCGCGACATCCGGTCCCTGGAGGACTTCCGGGCACGCATCCCGTTCATCACCAAGGACATGATCCGCGCCTACCGGAGCCGCACCGGCGATGCCTTCGCCGGCCTGCTCTGCGTCCCGGTCGAGGAGCTGACCTCGGTCTCCTCCAGTTCCGGAACCACCGGCGACCCGGAGTTCTTCGCCGAGATCTGGCAGGACGCACCGCCCCTGGTGACCGCACAGGTACGTGACCTGTGGGAGCTGGGCCTGAGGCCCGGAGACCGGGTCCTGAGCCCGCCCGGCACCTTCCGCAACTTCATGGACGCCGGCTTCCAGGCGCTGGGCGCGGTGGTCATCGAGGTGGACACCTGGATGGGCAACATGCCCGAGGTCGTCGAGGCCCTGCGCACCTACCGCCCCGCCTACCTGCAGATGATGTATCCGCAGATGGTGGAGCTGGAGCACCTGGCCGAGAAGACCGACCTGAGGGAAGCCTTCTCCTCCCTCAAGGGCGCCTCCTGCGCCGGCCAGCCCCTCAGCCGGAAGATGCGCGAGCGGATCCGCGACGACTGGGGCATCGACGTCTACGAGTACACCAGCGCCGCCGACACCGGCACCGCCTGGGAGTGCCGCGAGCACGACGGCTTCCACATCTGGGAGGACACCGTCTTCGCCGAGTGCGTCGAGGTCGACGAGCACGGCTGGCACGACGTCCCCGAGAGCGACCTGGGCGAACTGGTCGCCACCGACCTGGACAACCGGGCCGCGCCGCTGATCCGTTACCGCAGCGAGGACCTCGTCCGCCTGTCCCGCGACACGTGCGGCTGCGGCCGTACCCACGCCCGCATGTGGGTGGCCGGGCGGCGCGGCGACGAGACGGTGGTCCAGGGCCGCTCTGTCGTCCTGCGGGACGTCTGGCAGGCGGTGGAGGACCAGCCGGAGACCGTCGCGGGGGTCTTCCAGATCGTCCGGGACCGGCGCGAGGTCGACGAACTGCGGCTGCGCGTCGGCTACGACCCCCATCTCACCGGCGACGTCGACGCCCTGGCCGGACGCCTGAGCGAGGCCGTGCGCGAGCGGACCGGAGTCAAGCCGGTGCTCGACATGCGCACCGAGGAGGACCTGTTGAAGACCATGACCAGCGTCGCCAAGTTCCCCCGGGTGGTGAAGACCTGA